A window of the Pontibacillus yanchengensis genome harbors these coding sequences:
- the ezrA gene encoding septation ring formation regulator EzrA: MEYVIIVVLVLIVAFIYGLILRKKIYDEVDRLENWKLNITNRNVTEELSKVKNLNLSGETQERFEKWRSEWDDILSKHLPDLEEGLFDAEEHADRYRFKKARAVLKNIEQSLHSIEASIEGMFEELDTLLNSEENSRKHVEEIEPRLKELKKKLLQQRHLFEKAETYFEKEIAETQEKLTHYYDLIEEGNYFEANEMVQNLQEELSTIEHRIESFPSLYKSCKKELPDQIDELISGIRDMREDGYRIDHYEYEAEALEYQERLNDYLNQLEKAEMEEAQHGIQEIEERIKEMYAQLEKEALARNYVEKYHPQLLEQLNVIKDEIAETKNEVDILQHSYHVEERDLEIHLSLEKWINNLTKQLDDIKLNLEDEETSHVTIRAQLETLTTQLDELVEQHEQFKERLHTLRKGERDAKQQLSQMKQELLAVYRRLQKSNIPGVPHYIEDVLEKSRSSLLNVQRQVEAQQLDMTKVQSAIDEAVKDTENAKQQTEHLLETAYMAESVIQYGNRYRSKYPLLAAKLSEAEQAFRSYQYDVALEEASHAIEEIEPGALKRIQDMVQTPVG; this comes from the coding sequence ATGGAGTACGTCATCATAGTAGTACTAGTATTAATTGTTGCATTTATTTATGGGTTAATATTACGTAAAAAGATTTATGATGAAGTGGATCGTCTTGAAAATTGGAAATTGAATATTACAAACCGGAACGTAACAGAAGAACTTTCAAAAGTGAAGAACTTAAACTTGTCAGGCGAGACGCAGGAGCGTTTTGAAAAGTGGCGCTCAGAGTGGGATGATATTCTATCAAAACATCTTCCAGATTTAGAGGAAGGGTTGTTCGACGCAGAAGAACATGCAGATCGTTATCGCTTTAAGAAAGCAAGAGCGGTTCTGAAAAATATAGAACAGTCACTTCATTCTATTGAAGCCTCCATAGAAGGAATGTTTGAAGAGTTAGATACATTGTTAAACTCTGAAGAGAATAGTCGAAAGCATGTCGAGGAAATTGAACCTAGGCTAAAAGAATTAAAAAAGAAATTACTTCAACAACGTCACTTATTTGAAAAAGCAGAAACATACTTTGAAAAAGAGATAGCAGAAACCCAAGAAAAATTAACCCATTATTATGACCTCATCGAGGAAGGTAATTATTTCGAAGCAAATGAAATGGTTCAAAATCTTCAAGAAGAGCTATCTACTATAGAGCATAGGATTGAATCTTTTCCTTCCCTCTATAAATCATGTAAGAAAGAGTTACCTGATCAAATTGATGAGTTAATTAGTGGGATTCGAGACATGAGGGAAGATGGATATCGTATTGATCACTATGAATATGAAGCAGAGGCTCTTGAATACCAGGAGCGTTTAAATGACTATTTAAATCAGTTAGAGAAAGCTGAAATGGAAGAGGCTCAACATGGTATTCAAGAAATAGAGGAACGAATTAAGGAAATGTATGCCCAACTTGAAAAAGAAGCACTAGCACGAAACTATGTTGAAAAATACCACCCTCAATTGTTAGAGCAGTTAAATGTCATTAAAGATGAAATAGCTGAAACCAAAAATGAAGTAGATATACTTCAACATTCTTATCATGTTGAAGAACGTGATTTAGAGATACACCTGAGTTTAGAAAAGTGGATTAACAACTTAACGAAACAACTTGATGACATAAAGCTAAATTTAGAAGATGAAGAAACGTCACATGTTACAATACGTGCTCAACTAGAAACACTAACGACTCAATTAGACGAGTTGGTTGAACAACATGAACAGTTTAAAGAACGTTTACATACTTTACGTAAAGGTGAAAGGGACGCCAAGCAACAGCTTTCACAAATGAAACAGGAGTTGCTAGCTGTTTATCGTAGATTGCAAAAAAGCAATATACCTGGGGTGCCACACTATATTGAAGATGTATTAGAGAAAAGTCGGTCTTCTTTATTGAATGTACAACGTCAAGTAGAAGCGCAACAACTAGATATGACAAAGGTTCAAAGTGCAATAGACGAGGCTGTGAAAGATACGGAAAATGCCAAGCAGCAAACGGAACATCTGCTAGAAACAGCATATATGGCAGAAAGTGTTATTCAGTATGGTAATCGGTACAGAAGTAAATATCCATTATTGGCAGCTAAATTATCGGAAGCAGAGCAAGCTTTTCGATCTTACCAGTATGACGTAGCTTTAGAGGAAGCTTCACATGCAATAGAGGAGATTGAGCCTGGCGCTCTAAAACGAATACAGGATATGGTGCAGACTCCTGTAGGATAA